GTTGTGTTTTACCAGAACCAGCATCACCTTCTAATAAGATATTCATAATCTTCATTTCAATATCGTTCCAGTTATTTTTAATCTCTGAAGCAATACGTAATTCAATTTCACTCGTTTGATGAGTTTTTGGTTTTTGCCAAATCATTTGTTTTTCTAAGCGACTAAAAACACGGCCATTTGTAACTTCATACGGCATAGACATAATTTCACCTACTTTGTTTTAATATCCAGCTTCCTCTAATAAACGTTTTAAAATCCGAAATCGTTCTCCTAAAATTTCACCGTCTTTTTGCCATGTATCATGAAAAAGCTTGATATCTTCATCAATCATGGGATTATTGGTATCTACCTCAACAGTCATGCGGTTTCCTTGGACACCAATGATATCGACAATTGGGTTTTCTGGATCATAGAATTTTGGATAGCGATAGGCATCCTGAAAATAGATACTTGCTTGTGCCACTAAAATTGCCAAATCTAAAATACGATTAATTGGCAGTTCTTCAGATTGACGTGACCACTTCTCGCCAGTGTGTCGCCAAACTTTACCAGAAATATCCACTTTTCCGCGATCATTCCATTGAGCTAGGCCTAATGAAAGTCCCTTTGCATCCGATTCAAAAGCTTGTTTACCATCGGCGTTATCGTAATTTTCTACCACTAAAACAGGTTTGTGTTTTAAATTTGTTGGAATTTCCATTCTAACCACTCCTTTTAACCTCTTATAATTTTGCAGTTTTTCATTTAGTAATTTACTAAAATACTACTTTACTAAAGTATAAAAAAGGATGGATAAATTGCCAATTATTTTGACTTATTTAGCTTTCTTCAAATAGAAATCTCCTCTAAGACTAAAGAGTGGGATAGCTAAACGTCGGACAAAAAGTGCGCTGTTTTCTATTAGGCTAGATTCACTTTAAGTTTTATCAACTACGTATTTTAAAAAGAGACCGACACAAAAATTTAAGTGATTTTTGTGTCGGTCTCTTTAATTAACATAAAAAATTCTTTATACAGCTGAGATTGCAATCCCAATTGCCTTCTCGCCTAAATGCGTTCCGATAACTGGCCCAAAATAACCAATTTCAATGTCTGCATTTGGGTATTTTTCTGCCAATTTTTGTTTTTCTTCTTTAGCAACAGTCAAGTTATTTGCATGAATAACGTATAACTTAACGGGACGATTAATCTCTTGATCACGCTGCCCAATTACTTCTTCAGCCCGATTAAAAGCTTTTTTACTAGAACGTATTTTTTCAAACAACTCGATTTTACCGTCATTAAACGTTAAAATTGGTTTTATTTTTAATAAGCCTCCAATTAAGGCAGCCCCATTTGTTAAACGTCCACCACGTACTAGATTATTCAAGTCGTCGACAATTAGATAGGCATAAGTATTATCGCGAATGATGTCTAAATGGCTAATAATTTCAGTCAATGTTTTTCCAGCATCTTTTAGTTGCAGAGCACTTTCTACCATATGTCCCATTGGCATACTGGTAATTTTGGAGTCATAAGGAATGACTTTAGCACCTTTAATTTCATCTTTAATGGTATTCAAAGTTGCGACGAATCCGGAAATACCTCCAGATAAATGAATGCTTAAAATAGTATCGTACCCTTTTGCGACTAAATTTTCATAAAGTTCAATTACTTCTCCCAGTGCAGGTTGTGAAGTTGTAGGGAACTCTTTACTGCTATTTAACATGGTATAATACTCATCGGCTTGAATATCAATCCCTTCGTTGTAGATCTGGCCGTCAATAATAACAGGTACCGGAATAATATATAAATCGGGATGATTTTGGATGGTTTCAGGTAGAAATGCAGAACTATCTGTTACTACTGCTAATTTCATTTATAATCCTCGTTTCAAGAAAATTTCACTACTTCTACAAATATAGCATAAACTACGTTGCAGGAAAATAGTTTATACCAGATTCTCTTTAAAAGAAAGTGAATAGCAAAAAAGGATTAGCTTATTTCGTCCAATCCTTTTTTGTTAATGAAACTAAAAAACTATTTTGCTAAAAAATTATTTATTGCTGTTTTATTAGCTGCTTTATCTATAACTAAAACACTACCAGCTTCAGCGGTAGTACCATATTCCCATGTATCCTTAGCCGGTACAGTTAAGCGGTCGATTCCACCTGCTCCTTTTAAAATTCTAAAACTGTTTTTAACAAGAAAACTGGTTTTAAGATCTGTTCCTGTATAGCCTAAGACTTTACCAGCAGCATAAGGCAGTTTAGCAATCGCTAATGGACTTTTCATTTGACTAAAAATGGCATTCATCACTTGTTGCTGACGTCTTACCCGACCGAAATCACCTTCTTCATCCATCCGAAAACGCGCATATTGTAAGAGGTGCAAACCATCCATATCTTGTTGTCCTTTTTTGATTGGTACCTCTAAATTTGTGCTCATATCTTTTTCGGCATTAATAGCTACGCCTCCTGGAAATAGTGTATCAATGACCTTTTCAAATGATTTAAAATCAACTACAGCGTAATATTTACACTCTAATCCAAAATTTTGTGATAAAGTTTGTCGAACCAAATCAGCTCCGCCATAAGCATAAGAGGCATTAATCTTATTTTGTCCAACTCCTGGTATATCAACTAATGTATCTCGCATAAATGAAATCAACTTCGGCTTTTTACTTGGTCCATCTAACTGTAATACCATAATCGTATCTGCTCGCGCAGTCTCTCCTTTGCGGCTGTCACTTCCAAGGAGCAAAATATTGTTAGCGCCATCAGCTGCGGTGAAGCCGTTAAAGGTTTCAGCTTCTTGTTTTGAAATCTCTCTATCAGAAGAAGCTGCCATTTTTCCCATCGCAAAGGCAACGCCACTATAAATAAGTAGAAAAAGTAAGAGACCAATGATAAAACGAATAACTGGATGTTTTTTCTTTGGTTTTTTTGTTTTTTGTGATTTTACTTGGTGTATTGTTTTTGTATTTTTAGGTTCAGCGGAATTACCGTATTCTTTGTTATTACGACCATTATGATTAGTCTGACTATTATTTCGTTTTGTAATATCAAAGCGCGGCAGTGATTTTTTATTTCTTTTTTTATAAGGGGATTCAGTCGCGGCTCTATCTTCTTGATAGTCATCTATTTTATGATGAGCAGACTTTCCGGTTTCATCATTGTTTATAATTTGCTTACGCGCAAATAAGCTCTCCTTTTTACTAGTTTCTTCGT
The genomic region above belongs to Enterococcus saigonensis and contains:
- a CDS encoding DUF6530 family protein, whose amino-acid sequence is MEIPTNLKHKPVLVVENYDNADGKQAFESDAKGLSLGLAQWNDRGKVDISGKVWRHTGEKWSRQSEELPINRILDLAILVAQASIYFQDAYRYPKFYDPENPIVDIIGVQGNRMTVEVDTNNPMIDEDIKLFHDTWQKDGEILGERFRILKRLLEEAGY
- a CDS encoding DegV family protein; its protein translation is MKLAVVTDSSAFLPETIQNHPDLYIIPVPVIIDGQIYNEGIDIQADEYYTMLNSSKEFPTTSQPALGEVIELYENLVAKGYDTILSIHLSGGISGFVATLNTIKDEIKGAKVIPYDSKITSMPMGHMVESALQLKDAGKTLTEIISHLDIIRDNTYAYLIVDDLNNLVRGGRLTNGAALIGGLLKIKPILTFNDGKIELFEKIRSSKKAFNRAEEVIGQRDQEINRPVKLYVIHANNLTVAKEEKQKLAEKYPNADIEIGYFGPVIGTHLGEKAIGIAISAV
- a CDS encoding LCP family protein; this encodes MSRMDRYKKIHEETSKKESLFARKQIINNDETGKSAHHKIDDYQEDRAATESPYKKRNKKSLPRFDITKRNNSQTNHNGRNNKEYGNSAEPKNTKTIHQVKSQKTKKPKKKHPVIRFIIGLLLFLLIYSGVAFAMGKMAASSDREISKQEAETFNGFTAADGANNILLLGSDSRKGETARADTIMVLQLDGPSKKPKLISFMRDTLVDIPGVGQNKINASYAYGGADLVRQTLSQNFGLECKYYAVVDFKSFEKVIDTLFPGGVAINAEKDMSTNLEVPIKKGQQDMDGLHLLQYARFRMDEEGDFGRVRRQQQVMNAIFSQMKSPLAIAKLPYAAGKVLGYTGTDLKTSFLVKNSFRILKGAGGIDRLTVPAKDTWEYGTTAEAGSVLVIDKAANKTAINNFLAK